Within Cyprinus carpio isolate SPL01 chromosome A11, ASM1834038v1, whole genome shotgun sequence, the genomic segment aaccaaaacaacaacaacaaaaaaaacctgcagaTTTTTGTTTAGGATATGTAATGCTTCATCACACTAAAATAGCATTGAATCAACAGTTCATTTGGACAACAGTGCTAGTTCAGATAGCCGAGTCATTCATCAACATACTCTAAGGGGACTTTCACAACTCCCATCCCATTATGTGTTTAATTATGTTGAATCAAAGTGTTTAATTATAAGGAATTGGACACTATATTTTACGTCCAACCATCTGTTCACACTTCTCCTGCTGTGTAGGTTTTATCCCACTGTGTTCTTCTGCTAGCCTTTGGAACATTCCAGCTTTGTGTCTTTTTGCATTTGTGGTGAATTAGTACTTTTGAGATTCCATCAGACCTTGAGATCTCCCCCACATGATGGTGCTAGAGTTACACACGGAGAGAAATGATACATCACAGGGAATTGCATCACAGCACACACTCCTCTGCATGCCTGCTTTCTTTGATCACATATGCATAAGCGATTGTCACGGTGATTGTATTGTAAACTTTCATTAACTTAAATTGATTATGTGATTGCTTTGCTTTTGACagcataattgcatttaaatttaattaagataCTGGTCATACAAACGCCTCTTGctgcaaacacacattttgtCAGAACTCATTATATATTGAAGTCTAACACAAGAACCAAGACTCACTTATAATAGATGAGAGAATTTTATTCTCAGTTCTCCAGAAGATATAGAGAAAAGTACATGAAGAGGCAAAGCATTAGATTCTTCTTTCCTTACCCCCATTAAGTCATTAGTTATCTCTATATTGTTTAATGGAATACACAAagtgaagaaatgtttcttttggaTTCCCCGAAGTGCTCATGTGATGTTAAACTGTCTTTGCAAAGAACCACACAGTGTTAACATAAAATGCTTGAAGAAATTAGTACACAAGTAAAACCATTGACCTGAAAGGAATTGCATTCTTGTGGCCAGATGACAAAATTTGTGgcaatgttataatttttttttacaaaatatacaacaaatagatttacattttatatagaaaatataatgcTTTCATGTAAGATTAATTGTGTGATATGCAGGGAAACAACTGCAAGTatgtaaaaaggaaagaaaaaagctATGAATGTATTTAGAGAGCATACATAAATTGTACTAATGGCAGCCATTCATGTTGTTCATGATGCCAGCTCTGCAACTGCAGTTTGGCTTTATTCTACACACAGTATTGATTGGTTAACATAATCCACACAGTGTTTCAAAAACGGTATATTTACTGAAACATTTTAAGCACTTGCACAAGACATTTCCAGGATTTAAAGGTTGATTTAGACATCAGAGTGGTTTGAAggcctaaacaaacaaacagcctcCACTATGACAGCAGATTTATTTATCAGTAAGTGCTGTGTAATTGTGATCTAGCTGTACAATAATTGGATGTAATAGCCTTGATATTTTATCTCAATTGCCACTAATTAAGAAAAGGTACATTCTTTGAACATGTGCATAATATGGTCTCAAGTGTTTGTTCTTACCAGACAACCTTTTACTTGAAAGAGCTGACCTTTTTTAAACACAAGTTTGTTGAGTGGTTCTGTCGGGTAGCACAAGGACAAATGGAAACAAAATACCTTTAGCCGGAGATAGCACTTTCAAATCCTGTGCAACAAAGCTTGGCGATACCTCATCTGCAAGGAACCTCAAGGTAAATTGACGGCTCACACAGTAGATAATATTGTCCATAGCCACACATTGAAAGGCTGTGCAATGTGGGAGGCGTAATGAAGAGCATTCGTACCATAGTCGGGCCACTGCGTGAAAGCGATACACACTGATGCCCAGGGGACTGACGTCAAAACGGTACAGGAAGTTCCTCACTGCCACCatttctgtggtcttgtccttGCTGCCCACAGTCATGTTCTCTCGCCACGTGTTGGTCTTGGGATTATAGCGCAAGAGGGTGTATCTCAACGTGCCCCCTGCAACAAACAGTTCACCATTGCAGGCTGTGGCCTTGTGAGCTATGGCGAATGTCTCATTAGGAAGAGGTGCCACAAAGGTCCATCGGTTTGTCCTGGGGTCGTAGCGCTCAACCGTTGATAGGCATTCCCCTCCAATGGCATAAATATAGCCCTGCAGAGCCACCAGTTTGCAGTGAGGCCTTGCCTCATTCATGGGGCTTATTTCACTCCAAATTGAAGTCACTGGGTTGTAACAGTACACTTTCTTTGAAGGGGTCACTTCACGGTCCGAGCCTTGGAAACCCACAGCGATAAATAGATAATTATCCATGGTGCACATGGCACAACCTTTAGATAACACTTCCTGGGGAATGTGGGTGTGAAGGTGCCATGTGTCCTTATAATCATCGTAGTAATAAATACTGGATAACTTAACTGATTCAGACTCTAAATACATAGATTGTGATGGACGTCTACTCCAATCTGGGGAATCCATATCTGCGACCACTAACCACTTCCTTCCTTTCATGCGTTGTGTTTGGATTTGATCACGCTCCCCTGCTTTCAGCCAGCCGAAGAGGCCTGGGTCTCTGAGGACCTGAAGGTAATTATCAGACATGACACGTAGAGCAGCTTGCTGAAGACCAGTGTGACCGTGTTTTTTAGCAAGTGTTAAAGCCTCCAAGCAGTTGCCTAAATCGAGCTTCCCTGCTAGACTCTCGAGTTCTGCATTCCCCATGTTCTCTGGAAAGTGTAAGAATTTTGCTCTGGCAACAGTTTCGACTTGAGGTTCCTCCGGCGCTTCCAGGTTTGCTATATCAGAGTCTAATGGGCTTGAAGGGATGTCATTGGGTTGTGCTGGAGAACAGCTGTGAGGTGTTAAAGCCCTCTGTGTAGGAAAGGGGATTGGAAGCTCTGAGTCACTAGCAGCATTAAGATAGCTGTCCTGACGGATTACTACTTGCCTGCTGTACCTCACAGTTTCTGGTGTGAATGTTGAGGGAGGCTCATTAGAAATTCGTGGAG encodes:
- the LOC109098547 gene encoding kelch domain-containing protein 7A-like; its protein translation is MTIAELLGMPFDMQLLGKLTLSVATILFVSLVFRFYNSRAQNRRRGRERIQQRGVQATRGTYSACNTEQEPQSKAAKEESDGENHFQESSEKPLQESLKNANSALKRGPPETMGLDSCVKEEPAGKSNIIEDITETKSGKPKLTLKLPGVTETGPGSPSGGRSPVLMKKLEGGMGVGRQLRQDVGHQGMFSSFQSNAEIKVENADLILDGPGNCRTGIHGKIYEYYVESSSHFISDLSPSWSVSPVYGQNGNSTSQSLDLPGIKDSSRSPSPQPSSFINRDLEIAPRISNEPPSTFTPETVRYSRQVVIRQDSYLNAASDSELPIPFPTQRALTPHSCSPAQPNDIPSSPLDSDIANLEAPEEPQVETVARAKFLHFPENMGNAELESLAGKLDLGNCLEALTLAKKHGHTGLQQAALRVMSDNYLQVLRDPGLFGWLKAGERDQIQTQRMKGRKWLVVADMDSPDWSRRPSQSMYLESESVKLSSIYYYDDYKDTWHLHTHIPQEVLSKGCAMCTMDNYLFIAVGFQGSDREVTPSKKVYCYNPVTSIWSEISPMNEARPHCKLVALQGYIYAIGGECLSTVERYDPRTNRWTFVAPLPNETFAIAHKATACNGELFVAGGTLRYTLLRYNPKTNTWRENMTVGSKDKTTEMVAVRNFLYRFDVSPLGISVYRFHAVARLWYECSSLRLPHCTAFQCVAMDNIIYCVSRQFTLRFLADEVSPSFVAQDLKVLSPAKGILFPFVLVLPDRTTQQTCV